A genomic segment from Bradyrhizobium sp. CB1015 encodes:
- a CDS encoding branched-chain amino acid ABC transporter permease: MLKPMSMVREAIVADADDEAGGAMAEGTAAERANDRVKAGRKILPIVEGIVLLAALLAPLVLQDYLTVFATRVVILALFALSFDLVWGYAGIMSFGQALFFGSAGYGVALLARDLDITNIFLVLPAGTLIGLTFALLLGGFLLLGRHPSSVIFVSLGTLTGSYAADRLARGWYYLGGQNGIPSIAPMSLGSYDFTEGPAFYYLVLGILVVVYLLCRFLVRSQFGLALAGLRENEQRIAFFGYKAQHLKAIIFTIGGAVAGLAGSLYAFHEGFVWPNMVGVVVSTQVVLYVLFGGSGTLIGAVIGAVIVEGVSFWLSDNYRDIWPIILGLLLLLVILFRPLGLISFVLGERERVGSFGARQKEPRNAP; the protein is encoded by the coding sequence ATGCTGAAGCCGATGAGTATGGTAAGAGAGGCCATCGTCGCCGACGCGGACGACGAAGCGGGCGGTGCGATGGCCGAGGGCACAGCGGCGGAACGGGCCAATGACCGCGTCAAGGCAGGACGAAAAATCCTGCCCATTGTCGAGGGCATTGTGCTCCTCGCGGCGCTGCTCGCGCCGCTGGTGCTGCAGGACTATCTCACGGTGTTCGCGACGCGCGTGGTCATTCTCGCGCTGTTCGCGCTGTCGTTCGACCTGGTCTGGGGCTATGCCGGCATCATGAGCTTCGGCCAGGCCCTGTTCTTCGGCTCGGCCGGCTACGGCGTCGCCCTGCTCGCGCGCGACCTCGACATCACCAACATCTTCCTGGTGCTGCCCGCGGGAACGCTGATCGGCCTCACCTTCGCGCTGCTGCTCGGCGGCTTCCTGCTGCTGGGACGGCATCCCTCCAGCGTGATCTTCGTCTCGCTCGGCACGCTGACCGGCTCCTACGCCGCCGATCGCCTCGCGCGCGGCTGGTATTATCTCGGCGGCCAGAACGGCATCCCCTCGATCGCGCCGATGTCGCTCGGGTCATACGACTTCACGGAGGGACCGGCCTTCTACTATCTCGTGCTCGGCATCCTCGTCGTGGTCTATCTGCTCTGCCGCTTCCTGGTGCGCTCGCAATTTGGCCTCGCGCTCGCAGGCCTCCGCGAGAACGAGCAGCGCATCGCCTTCTTCGGCTACAAGGCGCAACATCTCAAAGCCATCATCTTCACCATCGGCGGCGCCGTCGCAGGGCTCGCCGGCAGCCTCTATGCCTTCCACGAAGGTTTCGTCTGGCCCAACATGGTCGGGGTCGTGGTCTCGACGCAGGTCGTGCTCTACGTCCTGTTCGGCGGCTCCGGCACGCTGATCGGCGCCGTCATCGGCGCTGTGATCGTCGAGGGCGTCAGCTTCTGGCTCTCGGACAATTACCGCGACATCTGGCCGATCATCCTCGGCTTGCTGCTCCTGCTCGTGATCCTGTTCCGGCCGCTCGGCCTGATCAGCTTCGTGCTCGGCGAACGCGAGCGGGTCGGCAGTTTCGGCGCCAGGCAAAAGGAGCCGCGCAATGCTCCTTGA
- a CDS encoding ABC transporter ATP-binding protein produces MLLEAAGIKKVFGKLTALDGAALSVGENEFHGLIGPNGSGKSTLMKCIAGAEVPTQGKVSFANTDITAFTPTERARAGMSLKFQITSVLPSLTLYDNVLLALQAQSSLFDLVFSRTRGVLHDQVMTMLRQFRLADRAFDAAAALSHGQQQWLEIAMALAGKPKLLLLDEPTGGMSLEERRVTGELLQPIKQHCSLVIVEHDLDFIRDICDRLTVLDQGKVLASGTVSEIQANTSVQEIYLRRA; encoded by the coding sequence ATGCTCCTTGAGGCCGCCGGCATCAAGAAGGTCTTCGGCAAGCTCACCGCGCTCGACGGCGCAGCCCTCAGCGTCGGCGAGAACGAGTTTCACGGCCTGATCGGCCCGAACGGCTCCGGCAAGAGCACGCTGATGAAGTGCATCGCCGGCGCCGAGGTGCCGACCCAAGGCAAGGTGAGCTTCGCCAACACCGACATCACCGCGTTCACGCCGACCGAGCGGGCGCGTGCCGGCATGAGCCTGAAATTCCAGATCACATCGGTGCTGCCGTCGCTGACGCTCTACGACAACGTCCTGCTCGCGCTGCAGGCGCAGTCCTCGCTGTTCGACCTCGTGTTCTCGCGTACGCGCGGGGTCCTGCACGATCAGGTCATGACCATGCTCCGGCAGTTCCGCCTCGCCGACCGTGCCTTCGATGCGGCGGCCGCGCTGTCGCACGGTCAGCAGCAATGGCTGGAGATCGCGATGGCGCTCGCCGGCAAGCCGAAGCTGCTGCTGCTCGACGAGCCCACCGGCGGCATGAGTCTGGAGGAACGCCGCGTCACCGGCGAGCTGCTGCAGCCGATCAAGCAGCATTGCTCGCTCGTCATCGTCGAGCACGATCTCGATTTCATCCGCGACATTTGTGATCGGTTGACCGTGCTCGACCAGGGCAAAGTGCTGGCGTCGGGCACGGTGTCCGAGATCCAGGCCAACACATCCGTCCAGGAGATCTATCTGCGCCGTGCCTGA
- a CDS encoding ABC transporter ATP-binding protein: MPEFLDIKHLDAGYGRSQVLFDVSLGIPWRGGVAVLGRNGAGKTTLMKTIVGELPAWKGEVAFDGRDISRRATQERVRAGIGYVPQEHSVFARLSVRDNLAVGSLASRDASAIDRVLAIFPKLGQRLDQPAGTLSGGERKMLAIGRAMLGDPKLLLLDEPTEGVWIGVIEEITERLIELAKTIAVIIVEQHLDLALRVADYAYVLDRGRVALQGEAGEVRGNPELMRYLAP, translated from the coding sequence GTGCCTGAATTTTTGGACATCAAGCATCTCGACGCCGGCTACGGCCGCAGCCAGGTCCTGTTCGACGTCAGCCTCGGCATTCCCTGGCGCGGCGGTGTCGCCGTGCTCGGCCGCAACGGCGCCGGCAAGACCACGCTGATGAAGACCATCGTCGGCGAGCTGCCGGCTTGGAAGGGCGAAGTCGCCTTCGACGGCCGCGACATCAGCCGCCGCGCCACCCAGGAGCGCGTCCGCGCCGGCATCGGCTATGTGCCGCAGGAGCATTCGGTGTTCGCGCGCCTGTCGGTGCGCGACAATCTCGCGGTCGGCTCGCTCGCGAGCAGGGACGCATCCGCAATCGACCGCGTGCTGGCCATCTTCCCAAAGCTCGGCCAGCGCCTCGACCAGCCCGCCGGCACGCTCTCCGGCGGCGAGCGCAAGATGCTCGCGATCGGCCGCGCCATGCTGGGCGATCCTAAGTTGCTGCTGCTGGACGAGCCGACCGAAGGCGTCTGGATCGGCGTCATCGAGGAGATCACCGAGCGCCTGATCGAGCTCGCCAAGACCATCGCCGTCATCATCGTCGAGCAGCACCTCGACCTCGCGCTCCGCGTCGCCGACTACGCCTATGTGCTCGACCGCGGCCGCGTCGCGCTGCAGGGCGAGGCGGGCGAGGTGAGGGGCAATCCGGAGCTGATGCGCTATCTGGCGCCGTAG
- a CDS encoding murein L,D-transpeptidase family protein, which translates to MTAGVLLSGCDTDQVSLATNAKANQPVPPKLIAAMAEKDMDLQSPILVRLFKQEAELEVWKQTRSGQFALLKTYPICRWSGDLGPKVREGDRQAPEGFYSINPSQMNPQSAYYLSFNTGYPNAFDKALGRTGSQLMVHGDCSSRGCYAMTDEQIAEIYSLGRESFFGGQKAFQLQAYPFKMTPVNMAKHRNNPNMAFWKMIKQGYDHFEVTRHEPKVDFCEKKYVFDAAKPADAKRDPVFDASAKCPAYVIPEEIASAVREKQAKDETEYARLVARGTPVARMNTGIDGGMNKIFAAKIPEGSTGLSESAEGTTLQMLAMAKAPGTIPGHVNPPKPNLDAVASAPAPREEPVAAVSAPAASTRVAAAAPAEKSEGSGFFSNFGRKMGFGTADTTATTTPAPQATASVAPAAQTSTTPATAASRLKAAVTRFVPGQDKSKDSVKDAAKDTPKPAVAAAKPAEPPKPDTRLAATRPALKPSVSDGAGDNAPMMAGAAPVVQSNSFDSRFSAVK; encoded by the coding sequence ATGACGGCCGGCGTTCTGCTGTCCGGCTGCGACACCGATCAGGTCTCGCTCGCAACCAATGCCAAGGCCAATCAGCCGGTGCCGCCGAAGCTGATCGCCGCGATGGCCGAGAAGGACATGGACCTGCAATCGCCGATCCTGGTCCGCCTGTTCAAGCAGGAGGCCGAGCTCGAGGTCTGGAAGCAGACCCGCTCAGGCCAGTTCGCGCTGCTCAAGACCTATCCGATCTGCCGCTGGTCGGGCGATCTCGGCCCCAAGGTGCGCGAAGGCGACCGCCAGGCGCCGGAAGGATTCTACTCGATCAATCCGAGCCAGATGAATCCGCAATCGGCCTATTACCTCTCGTTCAACACCGGCTATCCGAACGCGTTCGACAAGGCGCTGGGCCGCACCGGCTCGCAGCTGATGGTGCACGGCGATTGTTCGTCGCGCGGCTGCTACGCGATGACGGACGAGCAGATCGCGGAGATCTATTCGCTCGGGCGGGAATCCTTCTTCGGCGGCCAGAAGGCGTTCCAGCTGCAGGCCTATCCGTTCAAGATGACGCCGGTGAACATGGCCAAGCACCGGAACAATCCGAACATGGCGTTCTGGAAGATGATCAAGCAAGGCTATGATCATTTCGAGGTGACGCGACACGAGCCGAAGGTCGATTTCTGCGAGAAGAAGTACGTCTTCGATGCGGCCAAGCCGGCCGACGCCAAGCGCGATCCGGTGTTCGACGCCTCGGCCAAGTGCCCGGCCTATGTGATCCCCGAGGAGATCGCCAGCGCCGTGCGCGAGAAGCAGGCCAAGGACGAAACCGAATACGCAAGGCTGGTCGCCAGGGGCACGCCGGTGGCGCGGATGAACACCGGCATCGACGGCGGCATGAACAAGATCTTCGCCGCCAAGATTCCGGAAGGCTCCACGGGACTATCCGAGAGCGCCGAAGGCACCACGCTGCAGATGCTGGCCATGGCGAAGGCGCCCGGCACGATCCCCGGCCACGTCAACCCGCCGAAGCCGAACTTGGATGCGGTGGCAAGCGCGCCGGCGCCGCGCGAAGAGCCGGTGGCGGCCGTCAGCGCGCCTGCCGCGAGCACCCGCGTCGCCGCGGCTGCGCCCGCCGAGAAGTCCGAAGGCAGCGGCTTCTTCTCCAATTTCGGCCGCAAGATGGGGTTCGGCACCGCCGATACCACGGCGACCACCACGCCGGCGCCGCAGGCCACCGCCTCCGTGGCCCCGGCCGCCCAGACGTCCACGACGCCGGCCACGGCCGCGTCGAGACTCAAGGCCGCCGTGACCCGCTTCGTGCCGGGACAAGACAAGTCCAAGGATTCAGTAAAGGATGCGGCGAAGGATACGCCGAAGCCGGCCGTTGCGGCCGCCAAGCCTGCCGAGCCGCCGAAGCCAGACACCCGCCTCGCCGCGACGCGTCCGGCGCTGAAGCCGTCGGTCTCGGACGGCGCGGGTGACAATGCCCCGATGATGGCCGGCGCCGCGCCGGTGGTGCAGTCGAACTCGTTCGACAGCCGGTTCTCGGCGGTGAAGTAA
- a CDS encoding acetyl-CoA carboxylase carboxyltransferase subunit alpha, giving the protein MQDQMRSYLDFEKPVAELDSKVDELRALAATGTDISDEVGRIEDKAAQALADLYANLTPWQKTLVARHPQRPHFNDFIKGLITEFTPLAGDRKFGEDEALVAGFGRFRGEPICVMGQEKGDSTESRIRHNFGMARPEGYRKCVRLMEMAERFGLPVLSLADSAGAYPGIGAEERGQAEAIARSTDACLALTVPNVAIITGEGMSGGAIAITTANKVLMLEHAIYSVISPEAASSILWRDGTKAQEAANNMKITAQDMLRFGVIDAILKEPVGGAHRDPAAMIATTGEAIAKAFDELRNFDGDAIRKQRRQKFLDIGRKLG; this is encoded by the coding sequence ATGCAAGACCAGATGCGCAGCTATCTCGACTTCGAAAAGCCCGTCGCCGAGCTCGACTCCAAGGTCGACGAATTGCGCGCGCTCGCCGCCACCGGCACCGACATCAGCGACGAGGTCGGGCGGATCGAGGACAAGGCGGCGCAGGCGCTGGCCGACCTCTATGCGAACCTGACGCCGTGGCAGAAGACGCTTGTCGCGCGGCATCCGCAGCGGCCGCATTTCAACGACTTCATCAAGGGTCTGATCACCGAATTCACCCCGCTCGCCGGCGACCGCAAGTTCGGCGAGGACGAGGCGCTGGTCGCCGGCTTCGGCCGCTTCCGCGGCGAGCCGATCTGCGTGATGGGCCAGGAAAAGGGCGATTCCACCGAGAGCCGGATCCGGCACAATTTCGGCATGGCGCGGCCGGAAGGCTATCGCAAATGCGTGCGGCTGATGGAGATGGCCGAGCGGTTCGGCCTGCCGGTGCTGTCGCTCGCCGATTCCGCCGGCGCCTATCCCGGCATCGGCGCGGAGGAGCGGGGACAAGCCGAGGCGATCGCGCGCTCGACCGATGCGTGCCTGGCGCTGACCGTGCCGAACGTCGCGATCATCACCGGCGAGGGCATGTCGGGCGGCGCCATCGCCATCACCACCGCGAACAAGGTCTTGATGCTCGAGCACGCCATCTACAGCGTGATCTCGCCGGAGGCGGCGTCCTCGATTCTCTGGCGCGACGGCACCAAGGCGCAGGAAGCCGCCAACAACATGAAGATTACCGCCCAGGACATGCTCCGCTTCGGCGTAATCGACGCCATCCTGAAGGAGCCGGTCGGCGGCGCCCACCGCGACCCCGCCGCCATGATCGCCACCACGGGCGAGGCCATCGCCAAAGCCTTCGACGAGCTCCGGAACTTTGATGGGGATGCCATCCGCAAGCAGCGGCGGCAGAAATTCCTCGACATCGGCCGGAAATTGGGTTGA
- the xerD gene encoding site-specific tyrosine recombinase XerD yields MPAKPSDAKLIGLFLDMLAAEQGAGPNTLDAYRRDLTDFSEFLGRVGHTFVDAQTQTLRDYLAALDTRGFKSTSVARRLSAMRHLYRFLLNERIRGDDPAAILSGPKRGRGLPKVLSIADVDRMLRRAKELSEAEDASPSKRLRALRLYCLLEVLYATGLRTSELVALPRSAAKRDARMIVVRGKGNKERLVPLNEASRQAMADYLAATEAAKADKKNSVAASKWLFPSFGESGHLTRQHFARDLKELAVASGLQARLVSPHVLRHAFASHLLHNGADLRIVQTLLGHTDISTTQIYTHVVEERLKSLVRDLHPLAEK; encoded by the coding sequence ATGCCCGCCAAGCCCTCAGACGCCAAGCTCATCGGCCTGTTCCTCGACATGCTCGCAGCGGAACAGGGCGCCGGCCCCAACACGCTCGATGCCTACCGCCGCGACCTCACCGATTTCTCCGAATTCTTGGGCCGGGTCGGCCATACATTCGTGGATGCCCAGACCCAGACGCTGCGCGACTATCTCGCCGCCCTCGACACCCGAGGTTTCAAGTCCACCAGCGTGGCCCGCCGCCTGTCGGCGATGCGGCACCTCTACCGGTTCCTGCTGAACGAGCGCATCCGCGGCGATGACCCCGCCGCGATACTATCCGGCCCGAAGCGCGGCCGCGGCCTGCCAAAAGTGCTGTCGATCGCGGACGTCGACCGCATGCTCCGCCGCGCCAAGGAATTGAGCGAGGCGGAAGATGCCTCGCCCTCCAAGCGGCTGCGGGCGCTGCGGCTCTACTGCCTGCTCGAGGTGCTCTACGCTACGGGTCTGCGCACCTCCGAGCTGGTGGCACTGCCGCGCTCGGCGGCCAAGCGCGACGCCCGCATGATCGTGGTGCGCGGCAAGGGCAACAAGGAACGGCTGGTGCCACTCAACGAGGCCTCGCGGCAGGCGATGGCGGATTATCTTGCCGCGACGGAAGCGGCTAAGGCCGACAAGAAGAACAGCGTGGCCGCCTCGAAATGGCTGTTCCCCTCGTTCGGCGAGAGCGGGCATCTGACGCGCCAGCATTTTGCCCGCGACCTCAAGGAGCTTGCGGTCGCCTCCGGGCTGCAGGCCCGGCTGGTCTCACCGCACGTGCTGCGCCACGCCTTTGCCAGCCATTTGCTGCACAACGGCGCGGACCTGCGCATCGTCCAAACCCTGCTCGGGCACACCGACATCTCGACGACCCAGATCTATACCCATGTGGTCGAGGAGCGGCTGAAGAGCCTGGTGCGCGACCTGCACCCGCTGGCGGAGAAGTAG
- a CDS encoding shikimate kinase, translating into MSDAALPLPASPEADILSALGARSIVLVGMMGVGKSTIGRRLAARLKLPFVDADTEIEAAAGMTIPEIFERYGEAHFREGEMRVIARLLDDGPVVLATGGGAYMREETRTRIAAKAVSIWLRADHEVIMRRVRRRADRPLLQTADPEGTVTRLLTEREPVYGKADLTIASRDVPHDRIVEECIETLRAHLCGEQSAPPPQDVASALR; encoded by the coding sequence ATGTCCGACGCCGCGTTGCCGCTTCCTGCTTCGCCCGAGGCCGACATCCTGTCGGCGCTCGGGGCGCGCTCGATCGTGCTCGTCGGCATGATGGGGGTGGGCAAATCCACCATCGGCCGACGCCTCGCGGCCCGGCTCAAGCTGCCCTTCGTCGATGCCGACACCGAGATCGAGGCAGCGGCCGGCATGACCATACCGGAAATCTTCGAGCGTTACGGCGAAGCGCATTTCCGCGAGGGCGAGATGCGGGTGATCGCGCGGCTGCTCGATGATGGACCCGTGGTGCTGGCAACCGGCGGCGGCGCCTATATGCGCGAGGAGACGCGGACGCGCATCGCCGCCAAGGCGGTCTCGATCTGGCTCCGGGCGGACCACGAGGTCATCATGCGCCGCGTCCGCCGCCGTGCCGATCGCCCGCTGCTCCAGACCGCCGATCCGGAAGGGACGGTGACGCGCCTGCTCACCGAGCGCGAGCCGGTCTATGGCAAGGCCGACCTCACCATCGCCTCGCGCGACGTGCCGCATGACAGAATCGTCGAGGAGTGCATCGAGACGCTGCGCGCCCATCTCTGCGGCGAGCAATCCGCCCCACCACCTCAAGACGTTGCGAGTGCGTTAAGATGA
- the aroB gene encoding 3-dehydroquinate synthase encodes MTAPLKHSDHVNVGVALENRAYDIVIGRGVLSSLGERIAALRPGVRTAIVTDRTVAKHWLEPTEASLTAAGIPTSRIVVEEGEISKTYAGLEKVSEALIAARIERNDLVVALGGGVVGDLAGFAAAILRRGVDFVQVPTSLLAQVDSSVGGKTGINSPQGKNLLGAFHQPVLVIADTAVLDTLSPRQFRAGYAEVAKYGVLGDEAFFTWLEKNHVDIFKGGSAREHAIATSCRAKAAIVSRDERETGERALLNLGHTFGHALEAATGFSDRLFHGEGVAIGMTLAAQFSAKLGMIGEREAARVERHLIAAGLPTRLQDIAGFAQEGLADADALMALMAQDKKVKRGKLTFILLEAVGRAVIAKDVEPAPVRDFLKEKLAQ; translated from the coding sequence ATGACTGCGCCGTTGAAGCATTCCGACCATGTCAATGTCGGCGTTGCGCTGGAGAATCGCGCCTACGACATTGTCATTGGCCGCGGCGTGCTGTCATCGCTCGGCGAGCGCATCGCCGCTCTGCGTCCCGGCGTGCGCACGGCCATCGTGACGGATCGCACCGTCGCAAAACACTGGCTCGAGCCGACCGAAGCATCGCTTACGGCCGCCGGCATTCCGACCTCGCGCATCGTCGTCGAGGAAGGCGAGATCTCGAAAACCTATGCCGGCCTCGAAAAGGTCAGCGAGGCCCTGATCGCCGCTCGGATCGAGCGCAACGATCTCGTCGTTGCGCTCGGCGGCGGCGTGGTCGGCGATCTCGCCGGCTTTGCCGCGGCGATCCTGCGCCGCGGCGTCGATTTCGTGCAGGTGCCGACCTCGCTTCTGGCGCAGGTCGACTCCTCCGTCGGCGGCAAGACCGGCATCAACTCGCCGCAGGGCAAGAATTTGCTCGGGGCCTTCCACCAGCCGGTGCTTGTCATCGCCGACACCGCGGTGCTGGACACGCTGTCGCCGCGCCAGTTCCGAGCCGGCTATGCCGAGGTCGCCAAATACGGAGTGCTGGGCGACGAGGCCTTCTTCACCTGGCTGGAGAAGAACCATGTCGACATTTTCAAGGGCGGCTCGGCCCGCGAGCATGCGATCGCGACCTCCTGCCGCGCCAAGGCCGCAATCGTCTCACGCGACGAGCGCGAAACCGGCGAACGCGCGCTGCTCAACCTCGGTCACACCTTCGGCCATGCGCTGGAGGCGGCGACCGGCTTCTCCGACCGCCTGTTCCACGGCGAGGGCGTCGCCATCGGCATGACGCTGGCGGCGCAGTTCTCCGCGAAGCTCGGCATGATCGGCGAGCGTGAGGCGGCGCGTGTCGAGCGCCATCTGATCGCGGCAGGGCTGCCGACGCGCCTGCAGGACATCGCGGGCTTTGCGCAGGAAGGGCTTGCCGATGCCGACGCGCTGATGGCCCTGATGGCGCAGGACAAGAAGGTCAAGCGCGGCAAGCTCACTTTCATCCTGCTGGAGGCCGTGGGCCGCGCCGTCATCGCGAAGGACGTCGAGCCGGCGCCGGTGCGCGACTTCCTGAAAGAGAAGCTCGCGCAGTGA
- a CDS encoding hemolysin family protein, translated as MSSISINLLLAALLLAANAFYVAAEFALVKSRGFRVKAMVEQNRFGARLLQTMMGNIESYLACCQLGITMASLGLGWIGEPTVSALLSPVLSPLGLPEATLHFTSFVAGFLVFSSLHIIIGEQVPKTLAIREPMPVSQWIAYPLHVSYLVFYPLSWCLNTASSAILRLIGVQEFSQHEILTDSEIEGLVEESAVHGKIESGEAEYIHNVFRLGELTVSDVMVHRTAMVMINADLPPEELVREVLATEYTRIPLWRDKSENIIGILHAKDLLRAIRASEGDTSRIDVTTIMLPPWFVPEMRPISQQLKAFRRRKTHFALVVDEYGEVEGLVTLEDILEEIVGDISDEHDVVVAGVRRQPDGSVVVDGSVPIRDLNRAMDWHLPDEEATTVAGLVIHEARSIPDRGQSFTFHGFRFRVLRRERNRITALRISPVTREAELEEAKPRRAGTSF; from the coding sequence ATGAGTTCGATCTCGATCAACCTTCTGCTTGCGGCTCTTCTGCTCGCCGCGAACGCGTTCTACGTGGCTGCGGAATTTGCGCTGGTGAAGAGCCGCGGCTTCCGCGTCAAGGCCATGGTCGAGCAAAATCGCTTCGGCGCTCGTCTGCTGCAGACGATGATGGGGAATATCGAGTCCTATCTCGCCTGCTGCCAGCTCGGCATCACCATGGCTTCCCTCGGTCTCGGCTGGATCGGTGAACCGACCGTGTCTGCGTTGCTGAGCCCTGTCCTCAGCCCGCTCGGATTGCCGGAGGCCACGCTGCACTTCACCTCGTTCGTAGCGGGTTTTCTGGTCTTCTCGTCGCTGCACATCATCATCGGCGAGCAGGTGCCGAAGACGCTTGCGATCAGGGAGCCGATGCCGGTGTCGCAGTGGATCGCGTACCCGCTTCATGTCTCCTACCTGGTATTCTATCCGCTGAGCTGGTGCCTCAACACGGCCTCGAGCGCGATCCTGCGTCTGATCGGGGTCCAGGAGTTTTCGCAGCACGAGATCCTGACGGATTCGGAGATCGAAGGCCTGGTCGAGGAATCGGCCGTGCACGGCAAGATCGAGAGCGGCGAGGCCGAGTACATTCACAACGTCTTCCGTCTCGGCGAGCTGACGGTGTCCGACGTGATGGTTCACCGCACCGCCATGGTGATGATCAATGCCGACCTGCCGCCGGAGGAGCTGGTGCGGGAGGTGCTGGCCACCGAATACACCCGCATTCCGCTGTGGCGCGACAAGTCGGAGAACATCATCGGCATTCTGCACGCCAAGGATCTGCTGCGGGCCATCCGCGCGTCGGAGGGCGATACTTCGCGCATCGACGTCACCACCATCATGCTGCCGCCCTGGTTCGTGCCGGAGATGCGGCCGATATCCCAGCAGCTCAAGGCGTTCCGCCGCCGCAAGACCCATTTCGCGCTCGTCGTCGACGAGTATGGCGAGGTCGAAGGCCTCGTGACGCTGGAAGACATTTTGGAGGAGATCGTCGGCGATATTTCCGACGAGCATGACGTGGTGGTGGCCGGCGTGCGCCGCCAGCCCGACGGCTCCGTCGTGGTCGACGGTTCGGTGCCGATCCGCGACCTCAACCGCGCCATGGACTGGCACCTGCCTGATGAAGAGGCAACCACGGTCGCCGGCCTCGTCATTCACGAGGCGCGCTCGATCCCCGACCGCGGCCAGAGCTTCACCTTCCACGGCTTCCGCTTCCGCGTCCTCCGGCGCGAGCGCAACCGCATCACCGCGCTCCGTATTTCACCGGTGACGCGCGAGGCCGAGCTGGAAGAGGCCAAGCCAAGACGGGCCGGGACGTCGTTTTGA
- a CDS encoding BolA family transcriptional regulator, which produces MAMKDTISNKLQEAFTPEILQVADESHLHEGHAGHGPGGETHFRVYIVSAAFKGKSRVDRHRMINSALAAELAGSVHALAINAQAPGEG; this is translated from the coding sequence ATGGCTATGAAAGACACTATCAGCAACAAGTTGCAGGAAGCTTTCACGCCCGAAATCCTGCAAGTCGCCGACGAGTCACATCTGCATGAGGGCCACGCCGGCCATGGGCCGGGCGGCGAGACGCACTTCCGTGTTTATATCGTGTCTGCCGCCTTCAAAGGGAAGAGCCGGGTCGACCGTCATCGCATGATAAATTCGGCGCTCGCCGCGGAACTTGCCGGCAGCGTTCACGCGCTCGCGATCAATGCACAGGCGCCGGGGGAAGGGTGA
- a CDS encoding J domain-containing protein produces the protein MPIDSSKFFDSIRVKPRGKQPEVKPRDTAVNCEWAGCANKGSHRAPKGRENQREYWHFCLDHVREYNQNYNFFSGMNAEAVARYQKDALTGHRPTWKMGANGGKKGAEEIDMASDPFSMFSEINGRASWRKGPEAEPKAETRKVMNAERKALQVMGLGPSATLADVKTKYKALVKQHHPDANGGDRSTEDRLIEIIKAYNYLKTVVREA, from the coding sequence ATGCCGATCGATTCATCAAAGTTCTTCGACTCCATCCGCGTGAAGCCGCGGGGCAAGCAGCCGGAAGTGAAGCCGCGCGACACCGCGGTCAATTGCGAGTGGGCGGGCTGCGCCAACAAGGGCTCGCATCGCGCGCCGAAGGGCCGTGAGAACCAGCGCGAGTATTGGCACTTCTGCCTCGACCACGTGCGCGAGTACAACCAGAACTACAATTTCTTCTCCGGCATGAATGCCGAAGCCGTCGCGCGCTATCAGAAGGATGCGCTGACCGGTCACCGCCCGACCTGGAAGATGGGCGCCAATGGCGGCAAGAAGGGCGCGGAAGAGATCGACATGGCGTCCGATCCTTTCAGCATGTTCAGCGAGATCAACGGCCGCGCCAGCTGGCGCAAGGGCCCCGAAGCAGAGCCCAAGGCCGAGACGCGCAAGGTGATGAACGCCGAGCGCAAGGCGCTCCAGGTCATGGGCCTCGGCCCCAGCGCCACGCTCGCCGACGTCAAGACCAAGTACAAGGCGCTGGTGAAGCAGCACCACCCCGACGCCAATGGCGGCGACCGCTCCACCGAAGACCGCCTGATCGAGATCATCAAGGCGTATAATTATCTGAAGACGGTGGTGCGCGAGGCGTAA